The following coding sequences lie in one Arachis ipaensis cultivar K30076 chromosome B05, Araip1.1, whole genome shotgun sequence genomic window:
- the LOC107645021 gene encoding auxin response factor 18 — MFGESSGKWLDSELWHACAGSMVQMPPLNSKVLYFPQGHAEHAHGGKVDFRTRIPSFIPCWLSGIKYMADSDTDEVFVKLFLTPLTQENTNALLMDLEDGGDDCGNNNGGVVEGGHQEKPASFAKTLTQSDANNGGGFSVPRYCAETIFPRLDYSADPPVQNIVAKDVHGNCWKFRHIYRGTPRRHLLTTGWSNFVSQKKLVAGDSIVFLRAKDGDLCVGIRRAKKVAVGGGEVSVSSVVEAVSFGVNGRPFEVVYYPRGSSPEFCVKASVVRDAMKVRWCSGMRFKMPFETEDSSRISWFMGTISSVQLLDPIHWPNSPWRLLQVVWDEPELLQHVKCVNPWLVELVSDIPTYHLSPFSPTRKKPRFLHNQDFHLINNQLPIMPGFPSNYSYSNDNHLVMNHSSKSLLMNIQENNSIAGIQGARHAQLLDLSPSDYPFFNNLPSQSQSHNMNLISPPYCGTYKNSNADISCLLSVGNSSHNLKEEHNEEVKSSSPPSHIFLFGQLIHTEQHCSNGGSSSSNGNNSSDEGTLLKMKSNNASELHLNSSPVEKNPSSNGGSPWYKDQHKSGLGTENVNLLCLAL, encoded by the exons ATGTTTGGGGAGTCATCAGGAAAGTGGTTGGATTCTGAATTATGGCATGCTTGTGCTGGTTCCATGGTTCAAATGCCACCTCTGAACTCAAAAGTTTTGTACTTTCCACAAGGGCATGCAGAGCATGCTCATGGAGGAAAAGTGGATTTCAGAACGAGAATCCCTTCTTTCATTCCATGCTGGCTCTCTGGAATCAAATACATGGCAGATTCTGATACTGATGAGGTCTTTGTCAAGTTGTTTTTGACACCTCTCACTCAAGAAAACACCAATGCATTGTTAATGGATTTGGAGGATGGTGGTGATGATTGTGGTAACAACAATGGAGGAGTTGTTGAGGGGGGTCATCAAGAGAAACCTGCTTCATTTGCAAAGACACTGACACAATCTGATGCCAACAATGGTGGAGGGTTCTCAGTGCCTCGTTACTGTGCTGAAACCATATTCCCAAGGCTGGATTATTCTGCTGATCCTCCTGTTCAGAACATTGTTGCCAAAGATGTTCATGGAAATTGCTGGAAGTTTAGGCACATCTATAGAG GAACTCCTCGCAGGCACCTATTGACCACTGGATGGAGCAATTTTGTGAGCCAGAAGAAGCTTGTAGCTGGTGATTCCATTGTGTTCTTGAGAGCTAAGGATGGTGATCTGTGTGTTGGGATAAGGAGGGCCAAGAAGGTGGCAGTTGGAGGCGGCGAGGTGTCGGTGTCATCGGTGGTTGAAGCTGTGAGTTTTGGTGTTAATGGAAGGCCATTTGAGGTTGTGTACTATCCAAGAGGAAGCTCACCTGAGTTTTGTGTTAAGGCCTCAGTTGTGAGAGATGCAATGAAAGTGAGGTGGTGTTCTGGGATGAGGTTCAAGATGCCCTTTGAGACTGAGGATTCTTCTAGAATCAGTTGGTTCATGGGAACCATTTCTTCTGTTCAGCTTCTTGATCCCATTCATTGGCCTAATTCTCCATGGCGTCTTCTGCAG GTGGTGTGGGATGAACCAGAATTACTACAGCATGTGAAGTGTGTAAATCCTTGGTTGGTTGAATTAGTCTCAGACATTCCCACCTACCATCTTTCTCCATTCTCTCCAACTAGAAAGAAACCAAGGTTTCTTCACAATCAAGATTTTCACCTCATCAATAACCAACTTCCAATAATGCCAGGATTTCCCAGCAATTATAGTTACAGTAATGATAATCATCTTGTTATGAATCATTCTTCTAAGTCCTTATTGATGAACATTCAAGAGAATAACAGTATTGCAGGCATACAGGGAGCCAGGCATGCTCAACTTCTTGATCTGTCTCCATCTGATTATCCTTTCTTCAACAATCTTCCATCACAATCACAATCACACAATATGAATCTTATTAGTCCCCCTTATTGTGGGACCTATAAGAACAGCAATGCTGATATATCTTGCTTGTTAAGTGTTGGAAATTCTAGCCATAATTTAAAGGAAGAACACAATGAAGAAGTGAAATCATCATCACCACCATCCCATATCTTCTTGTTTGGACAACTGATTCACACTGAACAGCATTGTTCAAACGGTGGCAGTTCTAGCTCAAATGGGAACAATTCATCTGATGAAGGGACTTTGCTGAAGATGAAATCAAATAATGCTTCTGAATTGCATCTAAATAGTAGTCCAGTAGAGAAGAACCCTTCTTCTAATGGAGGGTCTCCCTGGTACAAAGATCAGCACAAATCTGGTCTTGGAACAGAAAATGTTAATCTACTTTGCTTGGCTCTATAG